Proteins from one Pongo abelii isolate AG06213 chromosome 7, NHGRI_mPonAbe1-v2.0_pri, whole genome shotgun sequence genomic window:
- the ARC gene encoding activity-regulated cytoskeleton-associated protein, translating to MELDHRTSGGLHAYPGPRGGQVAKPNVILQIGKCRAEMLEHVRRTHRHLLAEVSKQVERELKGLHRSVGKLESNLDGYVPTSDSQRWKKSIKACLCRCQETIANLERWVKREMHVWREVFYRLERWADRLESTGGKYPVGSESARHTVSVGVGGPESYCHEADGYDYTVSPYAITPPPAAGELPGQEPAEAQQYQPWVPGEDGQPSPGVDTQIFEDPREFLSHLEEYLRQVGGSEEYWLSQIQNHMNGPAKKWWEFKQGSVKNWVEFKKEFLQYSEGTLSREAIQRELDLPQKQGEPLDQFLWRKRDLYQTLYVDADEEEIIQYVVGTLQPKLKRFLRHPLPKTLEQLIQRGMEVQDDLEQAAEPAGPHLPAEDEAETLTPAPNSESVTSDRTQPE from the coding sequence ATGGAGCTGGACCACCGGACCAGCGGCGGGCTCCACGCCTACCCCGGGCCGCGGGGCGGGCAGGTGGCCAAGCCCAACGTGATCCTGCAGATCGGGAAGTGCCGGGCCGAGATGCTGGAGCACGTGCGGCGGACGCACCGGCACCTGCTGGCCGAGGTGTCCAAGCAGGTGGAGCGCGAGCTGAAGGGGCTGCACCGGTCGGTGGGGAAGCTGGAGAGCAACCTGGACGGCTACGTGCCCACGAGCGACTCGCAGCGCTGGAAGAAGTCCATCAAGGCCTGCCTGTGCCGCTGCCAGGAGACCATCGCCAACCTGGAGCGCTGGGTCAAGCGCGAGATGCACGTGTGGCGTGAGGTGTTCTACCGCCTGGAGCGCTGGGCCGACCGCCTGGAGTCCACGGGCGGCAAGTACCCGGTGGGCAGCGAGTCGGCCCGCCACACCGTTTCCGTGGGCGTGGGGGGTCCCGAGAGCTACTGCCACGAGGCGGACGGCTACGACTACACCGTCAGCCCCTACGCGATCACCCCGCCCCCAGCCGCTGGCGAGCTGCCCGGGCAGGAGCCCGCTGAGGCCCAGCAGTACCAGCCGTGGGTCCCCGGCGAGGACGGGCAGCCCAGCCCCGGCGTGGACACGCAGATCTTCGAGGATCCTCGGGAGTTCCTGAGCCACCTAGAGGAGTACTTGCGGCAGGTGGGCGGCTCTGAGGAGTACTGGCTGTCCCAGATCCAGAATCACATGAACGGGCCGGCCAAGAAGTGGTGGGAGTTCAAGCAGGGCTCCGTGAAGAACTGGGTGGAGTTCAAGAAGGAGTTCCTGCAGTACAGCGAGGGCACGCTGTCCCGAGAGGCCATCCAGCGCGAGCTGGACCTGCCGCAGAAGCAGGGCGAGCCGCTGGACCAGTTCCTGTGGCGCAAGCGGGACCTGTACCAGACGCTCTACGTGGACGCAGACGAGGAGGAGATCATCCAGTACGTGGTGGGCACCCTGCAGCCCAAGCTCAAGCGTTTCCTGCGCCACCCCCTGCCCAAGACCCTGGAGCAGCTCATCCAGAGGGGCATGGAGGTGCAGGATGACCTGGAGCAGGCGGCCGAGCCGGCCGGCCCCCACCTCCCGGCGGAGGATGAGGCGGAGACCCTCACGCCCGCCCCCAACAGCGAGTCCGTGACCAGTGACCGGACCCAGCCCGAGTAG